In the genome of Mixta calida, the window TGCCGGAGCCGAGAATAGCGTCATCCTCGACCGCCTTGCCGATAAAGGCGAAATCTTTACCCTGCGGCTTATTAAGGAATCCCGACTGTCCGGCGGCCGACATCACCAGCGTGCCGTCCAGTCGCCCGGCGACCATATCGTTATAGACCTGATTCTGATCCTGATAGGCGGTGACAGTGACGCCGTACGGCTCCCAGTGCTGTTTGGCATAGGTTTCCTGAATCGATCCTTGCAGCACGCCGATGGTTTTGCCCTTCAGCCCGGCGGCGTCCGGCTGAAGTCCGGCGTCGCGGCGCCCCACCAGCATGCTGGGGATGCGGTAGATTGGCTGGGTGAAGGCGATGCTTTTCATTCGCGCCGGCGTAATGTTCATCGCCGAGTTGATCGCATCGAATTTTTTCGCCATCAGGCCGGGGATCAGGGCGTCAAAGCTGCTTTCTACCCAGCTGCATTGAAAATTGCCCGCTGCGCAGATCGCTTTGCCCAGCTCGATATCAAACCCTTCCAGCTCGCCCTGCGCGTTGCGGCTTTCAAACGGCGGATATTGCGATTCCAGCCCGTAGCGCAGCGTCTCCTGCGCGCCCGCCTGCAATGCGGAGAAGAGACCCAGCGCCAGGCAAAGCATGTTTATCTTGTTCATATTTTTTCCTCAGGAGTGTCAGCGCGGTTTTAACAAGCAGAGCGCCTGCGCGCCCGCCTGTAACGTCGCATCATCTTTAGCGAAAGAGAGCCGGATGAGCCGGTTATCGGTGCCGTCGGTATAAAAAGCGGAAAGCGGAATAGTGGCAACGCCATGCTCGATAATCAGCCGTTTTACCATTTCGCTATCGCTTTCGTCGCTGAAATGACCGTAGCTGGCCAGCATAAAAAAAGAACCCGCCGCCGGAAGCAGCTGAAACGGCGACTCCTGCAACAGCGAGGCCAGCAGATCGCGCTTGCGCTGCCAGAAGGCGGGAAGCGACTGGTAGTGCGTCGGCTCCTGTAGCCAGGCCGCCAGCGCCACCTGCATCGGCGTATCGGCGGCGTACATCAGAAACTGATGCACCTTGATTACCTCGCTCATCAGCTCTGCCGGCGCGAGACAGTAGCCGACGCGCCAGCCGGTGACGTGAAACGTTTTACCGAACGAGGAGACGATCACGCTGCGCTGCGCCAGCTCCGGGTGGGTCGCCATACCGTGATGCCGACGCCCGTCAAACAGCATATGTTCATAGACTTCATCCGACAGGATCACGATGTCGCTATGGCGGGTCAGCGCGGCGAGCTGCGTCAGATCCTCCGCGCTTAGCGTCTGCGAAGTGGGATTATGGGGCGTGTTGATGATGATCATGCGGGTGCGCGGCGTGATGGCGGCGCGCACCTCATTCCAGTCGATGGCGAACTGCGGCGGCGCCAGCTTGAGCGCCACCGGCGTCGCGCCCTGCAAACGCACCACCGGCGCATAGCTGTCGAAGGCGGGTTCGAAAAAAATCACTTCGTCGCCGGGATGCACCAGCGCGGTGATGGCGGCGTAGATCCCTTCGCTGGCGCTGGCGGTAATCAATATTTCGCTGGCGACATCGTAACTTTGCCCATACAGGCGCAGCACCTTTTCCACCAGCGCCGCTTTCAGCGGCAGATAGCCGGTCATCGGCGCATATTGATTATGGCCGTCGCGCATCGCCTGACTGACGCGCGCCACCAGCCCCTGGTCACAGGGAAAGTTCGGCGCGCCCTGAGAGAGATTAATCGCGCCGTGCTGCGCCGAAAGCTGCCCGATCACGCTGAATATCGTGGTGCCCACGTCCGGCAATTTTGAACGATGGGTTACCGTCGAAGCCACAGTCATAGTTTTCCCTAATGAATAAATATACAAATTAAATCTATATCCATTCAAACCGGGCCCGCTTGTGGCGGCAAGCGAATTGTGATCATAATAGCCATGCATAAAACTCATTGCTCGGGGAAACGCCATGTCCCGCCAGTCGCTGCCGCTAAACGCTATCCACGCTTTTCTGGTGGTCGCGCGCCACCTTAATCTGACGCGCGCCGCCGACGAACTCTGCCTGACGCAGGGGGCGGTCAGCCGCAAAATCGGCGCTCTGGAGAGCTGGCTGGGTTTCGCGCTGTTCGACAGACATGCGCGCGGGCTGCATCTGACGCCGCGCGGCGCGGCGCTGCTGCCGCAGCTAAAGCAGGGCTACGAGCTGATGCAGAACGCCGCCGAGCAGGCGCTCGATGCCGGCGGCGCGCTGCGCCTGCGCGCTCCGACCTGCGCTATGCGCTGGCTGCTGCCGAAACTGGTGCAGCTGGAGCAGCAGCATCCCGATCTGCACGTCTCGCTGACCACCACCCTGTCCCATAATCAGCAGCTGGAAAATTTCGATGCGGCAATTTTGTATGGCGCGCCGTCGGCGGGCGCGCATCTGTTGTTTGAGGAGCGAATAACGCCGGTCATGGCGGAAAGCCTGCTGCGCAGCGCGGGTCCGTTGCAGATAAGCGATCTTGCCGGCTTTACCTTTCTGCATCCTTCGGAAGATGATCGCGACTGGCGACGCTGGCTACAGGCGCAGGAAGTGACGCTGCCGATGCGGCGCAATCAGCACTTTTCCACGATGGATCTGGCGACGGGCGCCGCGATTGAAGGGTTTGGCGTCACCGTCGCCGACGTCACGCTGGTGGAAAGCGATCTGGCCGCGCGGCGGCTGGTCGCCCCGTTTGCCGCCAGCGTCGCCACCGGCGCGGTTTACAGTCTGATTAGCCGGATGGAAAAAGAAACGCCACCGCATCTTGCGACGCTGGTGGCGTGGTTGTGTCAGACGGTATGAATCAGAAAGAGACCCAGTCGTCCGCTGCGCTGCTGCTGGCGCTGGCCGGTTTCAGGCGCGTCGGGGCGCCTTTCAGCACCGGCGATTTCACCGGCTCGACGGACTGGCCGCTCTCCGCCGACAGGCGGAACTTCGCCACCGAACGCTGCAGATCTTCGGTCTGACGCTCCAGCGCGCTGGCGGCGGCGGAAACTTCTTCCACCAGCGAGGCGTTCTGCTGCGTCACGGTATCCATTTCAGCGACGGCGGTGCCGACCTGCGCAATCCCTTTGCTCTGTTCTTCCGATGCGGCGGCGATCTGCTTCATGATCTCGGTAACGTCGCCGACCGCTTTCACAATGGCGTTCATGGTGCTGCCCGCTTCGCTCACCAGCTTCGAGCCGGTGTCGACGCGCTGCACCGAGTCGCCGATCAGCGTTTCGATCTCTTTCGCCGCTCCGGCGCTGCGCTGCGCCAGATTGCGCACCTCGCTGGCTACGACGGCGAAGCCACGGCCCTGTTCGCCCGCACGCGCCGCTTCAACCGCGGCGTTGAGCGCCAGAATGTTGGTCTGGAAGGCAATACTGTTGATCACGCTGGTGATCTCTGCGAT includes:
- a CDS encoding transporter substrate-binding domain-containing protein, whose protein sequence is MNKINMLCLALGLFSALQAGAQETLRYGLESQYPPFESRNAQGELEGFDIELGKAICAAGNFQCSWVESSFDALIPGLMAKKFDAINSAMNITPARMKSIAFTQPIYRIPSMLVGRRDAGLQPDAAGLKGKTIGVLQGSIQETYAKQHWEPYGVTVTAYQDQNQVYNDMVAGRLDGTLVMSAAGQSGFLNKPQGKDFAFIGKAVEDDAILGSGIGFGLRKADAERKAALDAVIRKVQQDGTVKKLAEKFFPGIDVSVAAP
- a CDS encoding methionine aminotransferase; its protein translation is MTVASTVTHRSKLPDVGTTIFSVIGQLSAQHGAINLSQGAPNFPCDQGLVARVSQAMRDGHNQYAPMTGYLPLKAALVEKVLRLYGQSYDVASEILITASASEGIYAAITALVHPGDEVIFFEPAFDSYAPVVRLQGATPVALKLAPPQFAIDWNEVRAAITPRTRMIIINTPHNPTSQTLSAEDLTQLAALTRHSDIVILSDEVYEHMLFDGRRHHGMATHPELAQRSVIVSSFGKTFHVTGWRVGYCLAPAELMSEVIKVHQFLMYAADTPMQVALAAWLQEPTHYQSLPAFWQRKRDLLASLLQESPFQLLPAAGSFFMLASYGHFSDESDSEMVKRLIIEHGVATIPLSAFYTDGTDNRLIRLSFAKDDATLQAGAQALCLLKPR
- a CDS encoding LysR substrate-binding domain-containing protein, coding for MSRQSLPLNAIHAFLVVARHLNLTRAADELCLTQGAVSRKIGALESWLGFALFDRHARGLHLTPRGAALLPQLKQGYELMQNAAEQALDAGGALRLRAPTCAMRWLLPKLVQLEQQHPDLHVSLTTTLSHNQQLENFDAAILYGAPSAGAHLLFEERITPVMAESLLRSAGPLQISDLAGFTFLHPSEDDRDWRRWLQAQEVTLPMRRNQHFSTMDLATGAAIEGFGVTVADVTLVESDLAARRLVAPFAASVATGAVYSLISRMEKETPPHLATLVAWLCQTV